One Misgurnus anguillicaudatus chromosome 19, ASM2758022v2, whole genome shotgun sequence genomic region harbors:
- the LOC129424329 gene encoding immunoglobulin lambda-1 light chain-like, which produces MSSLNSNSFTNTDKMLLIFINLFTLLSCVSSAKVVTQKPSILTEDKGKSVTMDCNIGTYQGYYVSWHKQLPNAAPQYVLRSHPSTGSADEYGASFSSSHFTSKKMSDLDYQLIINNVDVRDSAVYYCATWDSSVNEVVSQYLKSITVVFGQGSKLIVTDSGVSPPVVKILPPSSEDVSSSKVTLVCLINDMSVGFADVSWFVNGNSVTDGVFTGSAEQQPNEKFKLSSYLTIERSEWEKDKDLTCKVTAAGSKITNTKIKKSQCNA; this is translated from the exons ATGTCTTCACTAAACTCAAACAGCTTCACAAACACAGACAAGATGCTGTTAATATTCATCAATCTCTTCACTCTTCTCTCAT GTGTCAGTTCAGCTAAAGTTGTCACACAAAAACCCTCAATACTGACAGAAGATAAAGGAAAATCTGTGACTATGGACTGTAATATAGGAACATATCAGGGCTATTATGTTTCTTGGCATAAACAGCTTCCAAATGCAGCTCCTCAGTATGTGTTGCGTTCCCATCCATCTACTGGCTCTGCTGATGAGTATGGTGCCAGTTTTTCATCCAGCCATTTCACATCTAAAAAAATGTCAGATCTTGACTATCAGCTGATCATCAATAATGTAGATGTGAGAGATTCAGCTGTGTATTACTGTGCAACATGGGACAGCTCTGTTAATGAGGTCGTATCACAGT ATCTGAAATCTATCACTGTGGTATTCGGACAAGGATCAAAACTCATTGTGACCG ATTCAGGTGTTTCTCCTCCTGTTGTGAAGATTTTGCCTCCATCCAGTGAAGATGTGAGCTCCAGTAAAGTGACTCTGGTGTGTTTGATCAATGACATGTCTGTGGGATTTGCTGATGTGAGTTGGTTTGTGAATGGAAACTCAGTTACTGATGGCGTCTTCACGGGATCTGCTGAACAGCAGCCGAATGAGAAATTCAAGTTGAGCAGTTATTTAACCATTGAGAGATCAGAGTGGGAGAAAGACAAAGATCTCACATGTAAAGTGACTGCTGCTGGATCAAAGATCACAAACACAAAGATCAAGAAATCTCAATgcaatgcataa
- the rcvrna gene encoding recoverin a, whose product MGNTKSGALSKAILEDLKMNTKYTEEELCAWYASFLKECPTGRITKERFEGIYAGFFPDADPTAYARHVFRSFDTNADGTLDFKEYIIALHLTSSGKTMRKLEWAFALYDVDGNGTISKNEVEEIVRSIFNMIPAEDQKNLPEDENTPEKRADKIWTFFGKSDDDKIGEGEFIQGVMDNKDILRLIQFDEPKKIQDKLKEKKH is encoded by the exons ATGGGAAACACCAAGAGTGGCGCCTTGTCCAAAGCAATTCTGGAAGATCTGAAGATGAACACCAAATACACAGAGGAGGAACTGTGCGCGTGGTACGCTAGCTTCCTTAAAGAGTGCCCTACAGGACGTATCACCAAAGAACGGTTTGAAGGCATCTACGCAGGCTTCTTTCCTGACGCTGACCCAACGGCCTACGCCCGACACGTGTTTCGCAGTTTTGACACCAACGCCGACGGCACGCTGGACTTTAAGGAGTACATCATCGCTCTGCACCTCACCTCTTCAGGCAAGACTATGCGCAAACTCGAGTGGGCTTTCGCTCTGTACGACGTAGACGGCAATGGGACCATCAGTAAAAATGAGGTGGAGGAAATCGTACGG TCAATATTCAACATGATTCCTGCTGAAGACCAGAAAAATCTTCCTGAAGATGAGAACACACCAGAAAAGCGAGCGGACaaaatctggaccttttttGGAAAAAGTGATGATG ATAAGATCGGAGAGGGAGAGTTCATTCAAGGTGTCATGGACAACAAAGATATCTTGAGGTTGATACAGTTCGACGAGCCAAAGAAGATTCAGGACAAACTCAAGGAGAAGAAGCACTGA
- the gsg1l2a gene encoding germ cell-specific gene 1-like protein translates to MGIRRAHRAYLAFTFNCVAFAMAVSAVTTSYWCEGTRKVAKPFCTGLVTVKQTYCIRFNSSNINDTRLVQYIYETGEEKFLMRKFHTGIWFSCEQTVDLLGFDCRSFLEIAPDHERGVLWLCIVAECLYITLLFMGGSLLMLEMCPCFNLINKLKLNAFAAVCTALSGLLGMVAHMMFTTAFQLAVSMGPEDWRPKTWDYSWSYLLAWGSFATCMGSAVTALNQYTKTIIEFKFKRRSIEKKLRIKQKILELEVPEDLWYITSLQEQADQHTVFSVNDIETSYNSGEYYL, encoded by the exons ATGGGTATACGGCGAGCTCATAGAGCATATCTGGCTTTTACTTTCAATTGTGTGGCATTTGCCATGGCTGTGTCGGCTGTCACCACCAGCTACTGGTGTGAAGGGACCAGGAAGGTGGCAAAGCCCTTCTGCACTGGGCTGGTGACAGTCAAGCAGACGTACTGTATCCGGTTTAACAGCTCCAACATCAACGACACACGACTGGTGCAGTACATCTATGAGACCGGAGAGGAAAAATTCCTCATGAGGAAATTTCACACGGGTATCTGGTTCTCCTGTGAACAAACTGTCGACTTACTGG GATTTGACTGTAGAAGTTTTTTAGAGATAGCACCTGATCATGAAAGAG ggGTGCTGTGGCTGTGTATTGTGGCCGAGTGTCTGTATATAACTCTGCTCTTCATGGGTGGATCTCTCTTGATGTTAGAGATGTGTCCCTGTTTTAACTTGATAAACAAACTCAAGCTTAATGCCTTTGCAGCTGTATGCACTGCTCTCTCAG GCCTTCTGGGGATGGTTGCCCATATGATGTTCACAACAGCTTTCCAGCTGGCTGTCAGTATGGGTCCAGAAGATTGGAGACCTAAGACATGGGACTATAGTTGGTCATATCT TTTGGCATGGGGCTCATTTGCCACCTGCATGGGCTCGGCGGTCACGGCCTTAAACCAATACACCAAAACCATCATCGAGTTTAAATTTAAGCGACGGAGCATCGAGAAGAAACTGCGCATCAAGCAGAAGATTTTGGAGCTGGAGGTACCTGAAGACTTATGGTACATCACTTCATTACAGGAGCAAGCAGACCAACACACAGTTTTCTCTGTTAATGACATTGAAACATCTTACAACAGTGGAGAATATTACTTGTGA